Proteins found in one Carassius auratus strain Wakin chromosome 12, ASM336829v1, whole genome shotgun sequence genomic segment:
- the LOC113112238 gene encoding peptide Y-like: protein MASALRSWTVPLALVLCVVVCLSSLAEAYPPKPEPPAGDVGPEEMANYHTALRHYINLITRQRYGKRSTPEEAVAELLFGENEQDVRPRVEDLLW from the exons ATGGCGAGTGCACTGAGATCTTGGACTGTGCCGCTGGCTCTTGTGCTGTGTGTCGTCGTGTGTCTCAGCAGCCTGGCTGAAGCTTACCCGCCAAAACCAGAACCTCCAGCGGGAGATGTGGGTCCAGAGGAGATGGCCAACTACCACACGGCTCTAAGACACTACATCAACCTCATCACACGACAGAG ATATGGGAAGCGATCCACCCCTGAGGAAGCCGTGGCTGAACTGTTGTTCGGTGAAAATGAACAGGACGTCAGGCCCCG TGTGGAAGACTTGTTATGGTGA